TCTTTGCAAGGCTTTCAATTCGTTCATATATGTTCTTGTTCTTTTCCAGGTTCTCTGCTTGGAAACGTGGATGTGTTTTCTGATAAGTTAAATAATAGGCATCAGAAAACAATAtaatatctttctttttctaaaattaaattcaacaaCATGTATTTGCAATGATGACAACATGGCACACATAATGAGAGTTGATCATTCATCATCACATCTTCACAATTCCATTTCTACGGTATACAGCAGAAACACACATGAAACTGCAAATGCTAAAATGACATATACCAGGTTGCTAATTGCAGGCACATTTTCCAGAACTCCTTTTCCCGCAAAAAAGCCACGACCCAGAGGACTATATGGCACAATTCCAATATTAAGTTCCCTGTACCAATACAAGCATTAgattaacacaaaaatacaacCAGCACATTCTCCATAActcacctattttctttttctatttttttcactCACTCAGATCAAGATCCAACGCATTGCCAtgaagttaaaaagaaaatggaagtaACCTGCAGAGTGGGATTATCTCTTCCTCAACGTCACGAGTCCACAGAGACCACTCCAGTTGCACAGCTGTGATGGGATGAACTGCATGTGCTCTCCTTATAGTATCTGGACTCGCTTCAGATAACCCAATATACTTCACTTTACCCTCTTCCACCAGTTTCTTAAGTTCACCCACCTAAAATATAACAACTATTTAATAGCACAGTGTGTTGTATATCAGCAAAATCAATAGATACATTTCTGAAAGGAAGAAATCATTAACTGTTTCCTCTATAGGTGTAGATTGGTCCACTCTGTGCTGATAATAGAGATCGATGTATTCAAACTAGCTTCACAGCATGATCGCACATATTCAGGCGAACCCTTGATCTCAACACCAGACTCTGTTTTCAGAATACCAAATTTCGTGGCTATCTGGATCTTTTCTCTGGGTAGCTGCTTCAGAGCCTGCTCCAACAAAATTACAAACACAACATCTGCACTTACATATATACTTCAATCCATTCTAACATAAGCATCAAGTTCATCTGCAAATAGAAGGAAAACATACATACAATAAAGTATTTGTACCTTTCCAACCAAAACTTCATTGGCATTAGCTCCATAAATATCAGCTGTATCAAAAAAGGTAATTCCCTTACTGAACGCATACTTGATAATAGAAATGCCATTCTGGGAGAGGCTCATTGTACGATCCACTCAGGCCCATGCATCCCAATCCTAATTTTGAAACctataatagaaaattaaaaattagattaaGGGTGTGTTCTTATAGGGTGATGAAttgagagagagggagaggattGAATTTGGTCGGTTAGAAggtgatatttatattgttgtttttttatgaatttgggAATCATAGTAGAGTGGATTTAAGAGTGATTTGTGTGAAAATTTGTGAAAGATTTGACTGATATgagtaaaagaaatttaatttaatagataaaatgtGTAATGACTTATTTGTCCTTGgtgttaaaaaagtataattaaatgatatttagataaattgtaattagtttttcgtatattattataataaataaaaatattataaatgtggTGTGTAGTTTGTAAACGGATACAAAATAACATGTATCCGGATACTGAACCATTTGTAATCGgatataaaataacatgaatATTGAACCATGTAACCGGATACACAAAATGGTAAATGCAAAAATGAAATCAGATACaaccatttttttcattaaaaatgattttcttcATAAGGACACTGTGGTAATTTGCCACATTTATCTCTCAAATCTCTTCGGAAAGAAGAGGATTCATTTATCTACTAATCCCGTTAACATTCGTTTTTCTATCGTTGTTtttctgcaaaaaaaaaaaaacatctcttttatctcttattcatgacttttattcTGCTTCTACAGTCTTTCATCACATCAGAACATGGTCTCAGTCTAAatccaaatttcaaaatcacttgCTCATACAATACTTAAATCTTAATatcagttttaaaaaatgagtttAGTCCTGTTAAACCTTAAGAAACTTTGTAAAGTAAGATTTATTCTccttatatacttaaaattaacCTCTAAACAATTTGAAATCCCTAATCATAACGAATATTATAAGAGAAGTATATTAGAGATTGTAAGTACCTCAAAACCTTGAATCCCAAGTTCAACTCTTTGAATGTGTTGAACTTGCTCCATTCTGGTTTGGTCGGTGATTCAGAAATGACTCACTCACAGTGTTTTATTCTATTCTCGGCCTTTACCAataagatgagataatgatatttaacaacaattttatcttatgaTGTGCATCTTCTAATTTGTTTTATAGCAATCGAAAAGCGTTTATCCACTTCGTCATTCAGTGCGTCACATTCATCACGTTTTCTTTTTGGGAAAAAATTATGACTTTTGATTTGattgttttaagaaaaaatatattataaaaagtaaatttataattacataatataaacaaattattaaaataatactggATAATAAGATGTAAACATCGTGTTAAAGTCCTTTCACTTGACGTATTCATATTGGCTTACCTATCTTTTCAAATGATAATATAAgagttcaattattttattcgaTTTTTATTGtcgtttaaaaatattaaattagtattttaatacttttttagttttattttagtttaaattttcaaaaataaatgtaattttagttattttaattatagttttttaaacgaattaatatttttttaacaaaattgatactaaaattatattaaatataataataaaataaatcatattaattttgataacaaaatattgatctattttaaaaaatttaacaaaaaaattaaattatatcgAAATTTAAAATCtcgagattaaattaaaattaaaaaagtttgaatgagaaactaaatattttttaaggaaaataaaagtaattaaacctaatataACTTATGTCTAGTTTTTCCTTTGATCCTAAACTTGTGGATCTCGCTTATCCttctttgataaaaatataaatatttttttttcaaaaaagattttttttttttattgatgtgtTTGATGAACAGTAACATAATCCCAACCAAAAATGGACGGTTGGAAGTACAAATCTAAATTACGAAACCACAGgaaaaagaaaacctaaaatTATTGGCTGAtgaggttaatttttttttttaatacttccATGTTAATAATCCTAGTAAGTACTATACAGTTGCAGATTTACAAcctatagaaattaaaaaataaattataaaaaatgttaaaattaattattaaataaaatattatactaataaaataataaataaaaatatttaatcgtATTCCATACAAAAGCAATACTATACAATAATAAGTTCACATATGTTGCAGTACAGTACTGGACAAACCTATTAGAAATAGAATTGACCAACTGAGATTTCCAACTcgtttcttaattattttacaagGAGTTGCAGGTGCCCAGATGATAActcacacaattaaaaaaaaaacttaattagtCGAATTcgtttgaaaattttagtttggtaattgttttttaaaaaatttcaattttgtccttaatttttgaaatagtgTTTCAATCAggtttatttaacaaaaaatattaacatcgTTAACGACATGTTACGTGTCAGCCtatgatttttttcattttttaaatataaattttttaagtttatttgacatttcaagcgcatttcataataatatttgacttaacattaaagcacaAATGTATTAAACattataaacaaatcaaatacaatcttgaaatgcgtACCAATATCAAATAAACATCACAAAATTGGAGTAAAAGGTCTAAATTCACGTAtctcgaaagatgaaggactagaTTGGtctaaaatctcaaaatggattattttcaaaattaactgAAAGTGAaggaataaaaaacatatttaacctttgcTTAAATATAAcaccttatttatttattttattacagaaataattaacaatgtaaaTACTTTATTTCAGTATAGAACACAACTCCAACACAGTTTCCAGCTGAAGTTAACTTTTAGATACACatggttaaaaatataattttattatattaaataagatGATACTATAATTTGATTATATCAAATAAGAAACCATCTTAAGACATTTGGTTCCCTAAAACATGAGTTAAATCCTCACATTTAACTGTATCTATATAATAACAATCAGaacttttgttttattcatcATCAGCTCAAGATAAAACCTTTAATCACCCAACCATCAAAGTGCCATAGTTGAGTTAGGCTATTTTTATGCATATTGCTggcacaaaaaaataaaactcacaACATATCATATCCTTATATACTATACTACATCTGCATAATGCATTTGAAGCTTATAATAGTACTAGTTTTTGCATCTCATCTGAATTGCAAAACTGAAAAGGATTTAGAGTGCTTTTAAGTTGAGATCCTCTGATTTATTGGAGGTGTGTCTGCAAATTTCCAAGAATCTTTATCATATTCAAAGAAGTATCGAGACCCTGCTACATCATCTATGGGAACAGCCTCAGAAATTTCTCTCAAGTCACTTTCTGTCAATTTCAGTGATAATGCACCGATGTTCTGATCAAGGTTCTTAATCTTGGTTGTTCCTGTAAAAGTTAAGTCAAAGTTGTACATTCATGGTGAGTAACTAACTGATATAGCTTATGGGAACAGTTAAACAGATAAACTGTCCTTGGTTACGGAAATATGTTATCATAATAGGTTGTTCagattgaatgaaacaaaaccaGAATCCTGAATCCTTATACACTGAGATACTAATTTGGAGTAGTTGGTGTTTAAGATGTTTTGTCATTTTGAAAAGGTAAACATGTTTTGTCACTCACCAGGAATTGGGACAACATCGTTGCCTTGGTGGAGTACCCAAGCTAAGGCCAACTGTGGAGGAGTGCAGTGGTGTTTCTTAGCAAGGTTTTCTATTCTGTCGTATATTAACTTGTTCTTTCCCATGTTCTCTGATTTGAACCGAGGATGATATGTAGTCTGCCAAATGAAATTACTAGCCATCAGAActctgcattttttttcttttcattatgcAGTCCAACCTTTTCACTAGCTTTGATGAGGTAAAGAAACATGTATGGTAATGGTACCATCCATCATCACTTTTCTTCATTCACGCAAGTATTTTCAATTTGAATAACACATACTATAGGTTCAAGTTGAAGGATTCATTATTACTATCTTCTACTTTTCACATAAAAAAGATCTgcaatatgataaaatattgtACCAGGGCGCTATTTACAGGCATGTTTTCCAGAACTCCTTTTCCACCAAAAAAGCCTCGCCCCAGAGGGCTGTATGGTACAATTCCAATGCCAAGTTCCCTGTATCAGAAATATGAACATAGCAGaccaactttttttaaatagaggATCAAAATTTTTAGTTAAGAAACAGATATGAATTATACATTCCATTCCAATGATCTTGGAGAAGAACTTGAACTAACCTACAGAGAGGAACTATCTCTTCCTCAATATCACGGGTCCAAAGGGACCACTCTATTTGCAAAGCTGTGATGGGATGAACAGCATGTGCTCTTCTTATAGTATCAGGACTAGCTTCAGATAACCCTATATACCTCACTTTTCCCTCTTCCACCAGCTTTTTAAGCTCACCTACCTACAAACAAACAAACCTATGTAACTTTTGTCTTTTGAGATGAGACAAAACATGTAGTGCGAGGTATATAACAAGTTTTAAGACATAAAAAAGGTGTAACAGAAGAAGGAATCTGAACTGTTTCTTCTATAGGTACTGTTTGGTCGACTCTGTGCTGATAATAGAGATCGATGTACTCAACATCAAGACGTTTCAAGCTAGCTTCACAAGCCGATCGCACGTACTCTGGTGTACCTTTGACTTGTACATTAGGAAAACTCCTTCCTGCAATGCCAAATTTTGTCGCTAGCTGAACTTTTTCTCTGGGTAACTGCTTCAAAGCCTGATCAATACAATCAAACAATGAAACACTCGGAGAGTGATCTTACTAAATTGAAGTGTAAGAAAAAGGGTGAGAGAAAAATGGTTACTTTTCCGATCAAAACTTCGTTAGCGTTGGCCCCATATATATCAGCAGTGTCAAAGAAAGTGATTCCGTGAGCGAATGCATAGTTAATAAGAGATATGCCTTCATCATCAGAAACAGGATCAGTATAGGCTCCACTGATGTTCATACATCCCAACCCTAACTTTGATACCTTTTGACAGATAACAGAAGATTCAGTATTGGAAAAAATCGTTGATTTTGTTCAACAATTAGTTATAGTTTTTCCTTATGTGTGACTTGATCACAgagtaattataattataatatgatatatatgaatatgatacTACCTCGAGACCTTGAGTTCCTAGTTTGACTCTAGGAATCTCCACACTCTTCTCTTCTGCCATTTTCTTCGTCTCTGATCTTGCTGGATAACTACAAACACACCTATTTATACTGTTAATATATCGTTGGtggtaatttttcttttattgccATTATCGAAGGTGCAACTGTatgttatagttttttattgGCAGGTATTATCAGAGTGGTTGGAAATATTTTTGACACCACATAGTTAGAGTCTATACTTTGATGATGTCGCTTAGGGTGGAAAAAACAGAATTCCACACCAACACGACAACATTGCTTATCTTTTGATTTGTCTGCTCTACTTggctgttttttttaatttgatattcaaCACCGGATGAGATCTTAACCGTTG
This portion of the Vigna unguiculata cultivar IT97K-499-35 chromosome 6, ASM411807v1, whole genome shotgun sequence genome encodes:
- the LOC114188833 gene encoding LOW QUALITY PROTEIN: probable aldo-keto reductase 1 (The sequence of the model RefSeq protein was modified relative to this genomic sequence to represent the inferred CDS: inserted 3 bases in 2 codons): MEQVQHIQRVELGIQGFEVSKLGLGCMGLSGSYNEPLPEXGISIIKYAFSKGITFFDTADIYGANANEVLVGKALKQLPREKIQIATKFGILKTESGVEIKGSPEYVRSCCEASLNXIDLYYQHRVDQSTPIEETVGELKKLVEEGKVKYIGLSEASPDTIRRAHAVHPITAVQLEWSLWTRDVEEEIIPLCRELNIGIVPYSPLGRGFFAGKGVLENVPAISNLKTHPRFQAENLEKNKNIYERIESLAKKHEATPAQLALAWVLHQGESVVPIPGTTKIKNLDQNLGALAVKLSEEDLREISEAVPIDDVAGARYLTGVDHYSYKFANTPPKDSKV
- the LOC114186735 gene encoding probable aldo-keto reductase 1 yields the protein MAEEKSVEIPRVKLGTQGLEVSKLGLGCMNISGAYTDPVSDDEGISLINYAFAHGITFFDTADIYGANANEVLIGKALKQLPREKVQLATKFGIAGRSFPNVQVKGTPEYVRSACEASLKRLDVEYIDLYYQHRVDQTVPIEETVGELKKLVEEGKVRYIGLSEASPDTIRRAHAVHPITALQIEWSLWTRDIEEEIVPLCRELGIGIVPYSPLGRGFFGGKGVLENMPVNSALTTYHPRFKSENMGKNKLIYDRIENLAKKHHCTPPQLALAWVLHQGNDVVPIPGTTKIKNLDQNIGALSLKLTESDLREISEAVPIDDVAGSRYFFEYDKDSWKFADTPPINQRIST